TAAGGTACTTATTTACCGCCTGCGTATCGCGCGCGGACGGCGGGTTGCATCATGAAAACCGATACGGTAAAATGCCGTCCGCTCCGCATCGGGCGCCGGCGTGATGAATAGCATGCTGGGTACCCGTCTGTCAATCGCCATTCCGGACACCAGGCCGTTTGCACAATCGCCCATCCATATCGCGTCAACCGCGGATCCTCCTCGCGGAAGACAACGAGGTCAACCAGAAAGTCGCGCTGCGCATGCTCGAGCGGCTGGGTTACGGGGCGGATCTCGTGGTCAACGGCATCGAAGTGCTCAAAGCCCTCGAACATACGGCCTACGACATCATTCTGATGGACCTGCACATGCCCCTGATGGGCGGCGTCGAAGCCACCACGGAAGTGCGGAAGCGACCCTTTTCCCGGCAGCCCGTCATCGTGGCGCTTACGGCGAGCGCGACAAACTCCGACCGCGAGCAGTGTCTCCACGCCGGCATGGACGACTACCTCAGCAAGCCGATCAACATGCAGGTGCTGCGCGACACGATCCTGCTGCATACGCCCTCGTTCCCGCCCGTCGTGCCGCAACGCCCGACGCCGGGCTCCCGCACCAGCTCCTCGAGCCTGCCCGATTGACGAACCGGCCACGGGACGTTGAACCGACCGATTTGACAGGGGCTGCGTCATAGGACGGCTCCGAGTTCGGCGAGCCGTTCGCGCAGTCGCGCCACATCCACATCTTCCGGCAAGCGATCCGCCCGCACACAGTGCGCAGCTGCGACGCCGGCGGCCTGCCCCATGGCCATGCATTGCCCCATGCTCCGCACCGAGGCGTGGGCGTCGTGATCCGCCGACAGGCACCGCCCCGCCACCAGCAATCCGCCGACATCGCGCGGCACCAGGCACCGGTACGGGATGTCGTAGGTCCGGCCCGCGGGCAGGTATTCCCAGCGCGTGTCGCCGCCGGCGTGGTGTTCCTCGATCGGCGCGCCGCAGCGGGCGATGGCGTCGTCGAACGAACGGGCGCCG
Above is a genomic segment from Rhodothermales bacterium containing:
- a CDS encoding response regulator, which translates into the protein MHNRPSISRQPRILLAEDNEVNQKVALRMLERLGYGADLVVNGIEVLKALEHTAYDIILMDLHMPLMGGVEATTEVRKRPFSRQPVIVALTASATNSDREQCLHAGMDDYLSKPINMQVLRDTILLHTPSFPPVVPQRPTPGSRTSSSSLPD